The following coding sequences are from one Sciurus carolinensis chromosome 11, mSciCar1.2, whole genome shotgun sequence window:
- the Nxpe1 gene encoding NXPE family member 1: protein MSSPVLKAGASGKVTDFNNGTYLVSFTLFWEGRVSLSLLLIHPSEGVSALWRARNQGYDKIIFKGKFVNGTSEVFTECSLTPNSSTELCTYLYGRDQEVFYCEKPPHMPCEALTHVNTKNREISYLTVKEKSLFHKSKVGIEMMKDLKNIDVSHCNKREKSLEKCQIGMKTPFPGGYTLQGRWITTFCDQIQLDTNKTNGCLKGKLIYLLGDSMLRQWIYYLPRVVKTLKFFDLHETGHFKKHLLLDAEQHIQIQWKKHGYPFVTNHLYSVIDEGFIPREIDRLLGDKNTAIVITFGQHFRPFPIDIFIRRAISVRKAIERLFLRSPDTKVIIKTENIREMHIETERFGDFHGYIQYLTLNDIFKDLNVGVIDAWT, encoded by the exons ATGTCCTCCCCAGTCCTGAAGGCAGGCGCCTCAGGAAAGGTGACAGACTTCAACAATGGCACCTACCTTGTCAGCTTCACTCTGTTCTGGGAGGGCCGTGTCTCCCTGTCACTCCTGCTCATCCACCCCAGTGAAGGGGTGTCGGCTCTCTGGAGGGCAAGAAACCAAGGctatgataaaattattttcaaaggtaAATTTGTTAATGGCACATCCGAAGTCTTCACTGAATGCAGCCTGACTCCGAACTCTAGCACTGAACTATGCACATACCTGTATGGGAGAGACCAGGAAGTCTTCTACTGTGAGAAGCCTCCACACATGCCCTGTGAGGCCCTGACCCATGTGAACACCAAGAACCGAGAAATTTCTTATCTTACTGTCAAGGAAAAAAGCCTTTTCCATAA GTCCAAAGTGGGAATTGAAATGATGAAAGatcttaaaaatattgatgtCTCCCATTGTAACA agagagaaaagagtcTAGAAAAATGCCAAATTGGAATGAAGACTCCGTTCCCTGGTGGATACACTTTACAAGGAAGGTGGATAACAACATTTTGCGACCAGATTCAGCTGGATACAAATAAGACCAATGGCTGCTTGAAAGGAAAACTCATTTACCTCCTTGGAGACTCCATGCTGCGTCAGTGGATCTACTACTTACCCAGAGTTGTAAAAA cactGAAATTTTTTGATCTTCATGAAACAGgacattttaagaaacatttgcTTCTGGATGCTGAACAACATATtcaaattcaatggaaaaaacaTGGCTATCCTTTTGTCACTAATCATCTCTACTCTGTGATAGATGAAGGTTTTATCCCTCGAGAAATTGACCGACTATTGGGGGATAAAAACACAGCCATTGTCATAACCTTTGGCCAACACTTCAGACCCTTCCCCATTGACATTTTCATTCGCAGGGCCATCAGTGTTCGAAAAGCTATTGAGCGACTCTTCCTAAGAAGCCCAGACACTAAAGTGATCATTaagacagaaaatatcagggagatGCACATAGAAACAGAGAGGTTTGGAGACTTCCATGGATACATTCAGTATCTTACCCTGAATGACATTTTCAAAGACCTCAACGTGGGTGTCATTGACGCCTGGACATGA